From a region of the Pukyongiella litopenaei genome:
- a CDS encoding M24 family metallopeptidase, with the protein MPATALPFETDEYATRIARTRRAMDRAGLQALVISDPSNMAWLTGYDGWSFYVHQAVVLPARGDPIWWGRRQDANGARRTVWMAGDNIRSYADHYVQSATCHPMEDLARLLADCGLGWARIGVEMDNYYFTARAMAVLTRELEGAHWRDATGLVNRQRAVKSAAELAFMRKAAAISEKVVDGLLERVEPGLPKNELVAEIYRDAIRGTGEAWGDYPAIVPLLPSGADAAAPHLTWDGRPFETGAATFFEISGCYRRYHAPLCRTVYLGSPPDHIRRAEAALVEGLEAGLQAARAGNRACDIAAALAAPLTRAGIERGARCGYPVGLSYPPDWGERTISLRDGDETVLEPGMTFHFMPGLWMQDWGLEITETILIRDSGPAETLCDRPRKLFVKP; encoded by the coding sequence ATGCCAGCCACCGCATTACCCTTCGAAACGGACGAGTATGCCACCCGGATCGCCAGGACGCGCAGGGCGATGGACCGGGCCGGGTTGCAGGCGCTGGTGATCAGCGATCCGTCCAACATGGCATGGCTCACCGGCTATGACGGCTGGTCCTTCTATGTGCATCAGGCGGTGGTGCTGCCGGCCCGGGGCGACCCGATCTGGTGGGGCCGGCGCCAGGACGCCAACGGCGCCCGGCGCACGGTCTGGATGGCTGGCGACAACATCCGGTCCTATGCCGATCACTATGTGCAGTCGGCCACCTGCCACCCGATGGAAGATCTCGCGCGGCTGCTGGCCGATTGCGGCCTCGGGTGGGCGCGAATCGGGGTCGAGATGGACAATTACTATTTCACCGCTCGCGCCATGGCGGTGCTGACCAGGGAACTGGAGGGCGCCCACTGGCGCGACGCCACGGGGCTAGTGAACCGGCAACGGGCGGTGAAATCCGCCGCCGAACTGGCCTTCATGCGCAAGGCGGCGGCAATCTCGGAAAAGGTAGTCGACGGGCTGCTGGAACGGGTCGAGCCCGGCCTGCCGAAAAACGAACTGGTCGCCGAGATCTACCGCGACGCGATCCGGGGCACCGGCGAGGCCTGGGGCGATTATCCGGCCATCGTGCCGCTGCTACCGTCGGGGGCCGATGCCGCCGCGCCGCACCTGACCTGGGACGGGCGGCCCTTCGAGACCGGGGCGGCAACCTTCTTCGAAATCTCCGGCTGCTATCGCCGCTATCACGCGCCGCTCTGCCGCACCGTGTATCTGGGCTCACCGCCCGATCATATCCGCCGCGCCGAGGCGGCGCTGGTCGAGGGACTGGAGGCGGGCCTGCAGGCCGCGCGGGCCGGCAACCGCGCCTGCGACATCGCCGCCGCCCTGGCCGCGCCGCTGACACGGGCCGGGATCGAACGCGGCGCGCGCTGCGGTTATCCGGTGGGGCTGAGCTATCCGCCCGACTGGGGCGAACGCACCATTTCACTGCGCGACGGCGACGAAACCGTGCTGGAACCGGGCATGACCTTTCACTTCATGCCCGGCCTGTGGATGCAGGACTGGGGGCTCGAGATCACCGAAACCATCCTGATCCGCGACAGCGGACCGGCCGAAACCCTGTGCGACCGACCCCGAAAGCTGTTCGTCAAACCCTAG
- a CDS encoding ABC transporter ATP-binding protein, translating to MAETGNPEAFVEFERVQKSYDGETLVVKDLNLVMPKGEFLTMLGPSGSGKTTCLMMLAGFETATHGDIRLDGVSINNIPPHKRGIGMVFQNYALFPHMTVAENLSFPLEVRKLGKSEREQKVRRALDMVQMGEFGGRRPAQLSGGQQQRIALARALVFEAELVLMDEPLGALDKQLREHMQFEIKRIADDLGITVVYVTHDQTEALTMSDRVAVFNDGVIQQLAPPDQLYEAPENSFVAQFIGENNTLEGVVREINGGVAVVQLDDGELIDCKPVNVSQPGERTRVSIRPERVEYNRDRLQDGVHTLKAEVLEFIYMGDIFRTRLKVAGNDEFVIKTRNAPDVDRLKPGQQIEIGWLPEDCRALDA from the coding sequence TTGGCCGAAACCGGAAACCCGGAAGCGTTCGTCGAATTCGAGCGTGTTCAGAAAAGCTATGACGGCGAGACGCTGGTCGTCAAAGATCTCAACCTCGTGATGCCCAAGGGCGAGTTCCTGACCATGTTGGGGCCGTCCGGATCGGGCAAGACCACCTGCCTGATGATGCTGGCCGGGTTCGAGACTGCCACCCATGGCGATATCCGGCTGGACGGCGTGTCGATCAACAACATCCCTCCGCACAAGCGCGGGATCGGCATGGTGTTCCAGAACTACGCGCTGTTCCCGCATATGACCGTGGCCGAGAACCTGTCTTTCCCGCTGGAAGTGCGCAAGCTGGGCAAATCCGAGCGCGAGCAGAAGGTCCGGCGCGCGCTGGACATGGTGCAGATGGGCGAGTTCGGCGGGCGGCGCCCGGCGCAGCTCTCGGGCGGCCAGCAGCAGCGTATCGCGCTGGCGCGGGCGCTGGTGTTCGAGGCCGAGCTGGTGCTGATGGACGAACCGCTGGGCGCGCTGGACAAGCAGCTGCGCGAGCATATGCAGTTCGAGATCAAGCGCATCGCCGACGATCTGGGCATCACCGTGGTCTATGTGACCCACGACCAGACCGAGGCGCTGACCATGTCGGACCGGGTGGCCGTGTTCAACGACGGCGTGATCCAGCAGCTCGCCCCGCCGGACCAGCTCTACGAGGCGCCCGAGAACAGTTTCGTCGCCCAGTTCATCGGCGAAAACAACACGCTTGAAGGCGTGGTCCGGGAAATCAACGGCGGCGTGGCCGTGGTGCAGCTCGACGATGGCGAACTGATCGACTGCAAGCCGGTGAATGTCAGCCAGCCCGGCGAACGCACCCGCGTGTCGATTCGCCCCGAACGGGTGGAATACAATCGCGACCGCCTGCAGGACGGCGTGCATACGCTGAAGGCGGAAGTGCTGGAGTTCATCTACATGGGCGACATCTTCCGCACCCGGCTGAAGGTGGCGGGCAATGACGAATTCGTCATCAAGACCCGCAACGCGCCCGACGTGGACCGTCTGAAACCCGGCCAGCAGATCGAAATCGGCTGGCTGCCCGAGGATTGCCGCGCGCTGGATGCCTGA
- a CDS encoding DUF1330 domain-containing protein has product MPKGYIIGHITVTDPEAYKDYIRLDTPILERLGGRFVVRGGPSDVPEGESHDRHVVIEFPTYAAARAAYHDPEYQKVAEIRRRSADSVIIVVEGAE; this is encoded by the coding sequence ATGCCCAAAGGATACATCATCGGCCATATCACCGTGACCGATCCTGAGGCCTACAAGGACTATATCCGGCTGGACACGCCGATCCTCGAGAGGCTGGGCGGCCGGTTCGTTGTCCGGGGCGGCCCGTCCGATGTGCCGGAGGGCGAGAGCCATGACCGCCATGTCGTGATCGAGTTCCCGACCTACGCGGCGGCCAGGGCCGCCTATCACGACCCGGAATACCAGAAAGTCGCGGAGATCCGGCGCCGCAGCGCCGACAGCGTGATCATCGTGGTGGAGGGCGCTGAATGA
- a CDS encoding aspartate aminotransferase family protein: MTVITNHLPTEDLQALDAAHHMHPFTAGGELAGKGARVITRASGVFLTDSDGNEILDGMAGLWCVNIGYGRDELAEAAARQMRELPYYNTFFQTTHVPAIALAAKLAELAPGDLNHVFFAGSGSEANDTNIRMVRHYWSVKGKPRKNIIISRENAYHGSTMGGASLGGMVPMHEQGSLPIPDIHHIPQPDWWAEGGDMSPEEFGIARARELERAILELGEDRVAAFIAEPVQGAGGVIVAPDSYWPEIQRICDKYEILLIADEVICGFGRTGNWFGSQTLGIRPHIMSIAKGLSSGYAPIGGSMVCDEVAEVIARGEFNHGYTYSGHPVAAAVALENLRILEEEKVIDHVRDVAAPHLRAAWEGLADHPLVGEARIVGMMGSIALTPDKAARARFAAGAGTVGLICRERCFANDLVMRHVGDRMVISPPLVITPAEIDELVARARKALDETLDAVTAQGLLQSAA; the protein is encoded by the coding sequence ATGACCGTCATCACCAATCATCTGCCCACCGAAGACCTGCAAGCGCTGGATGCGGCGCATCACATGCACCCCTTTACCGCGGGCGGGGAACTGGCCGGCAAGGGCGCGCGCGTCATCACCCGCGCCAGCGGCGTGTTCCTGACCGACAGCGACGGCAACGAGATCCTCGACGGGATGGCCGGGCTGTGGTGCGTCAATATCGGCTATGGCCGCGACGAACTGGCCGAGGCGGCGGCCCGCCAGATGCGCGAACTGCCCTATTACAACACCTTTTTCCAGACCACCCATGTCCCGGCCATAGCGCTGGCGGCAAAGCTGGCCGAACTGGCGCCGGGCGACCTTAACCACGTCTTCTTCGCGGGCTCGGGGTCTGAGGCCAACGACACCAATATCCGCATGGTGCGCCATTACTGGTCGGTGAAGGGAAAGCCGCGGAAAAACATCATCATCAGCCGCGAGAACGCCTATCATGGCTCGACCATGGGCGGGGCCAGCCTGGGCGGCATGGTTCCGATGCATGAACAGGGCAGCCTGCCGATCCCCGACATTCACCATATCCCGCAGCCGGACTGGTGGGCCGAAGGGGGCGACATGAGCCCCGAGGAATTCGGCATCGCCCGCGCCCGGGAACTGGAACGGGCGATCCTCGAACTGGGCGAGGACCGCGTCGCCGCCTTCATCGCCGAGCCGGTGCAGGGGGCAGGGGGGGTGATCGTCGCGCCCGACAGCTACTGGCCCGAGATCCAGCGGATCTGCGACAAGTACGAGATCCTGCTGATCGCCGACGAGGTGATCTGCGGGTTCGGGCGCACCGGCAACTGGTTCGGGTCGCAGACGCTGGGTATCCGGCCCCATATCATGTCGATCGCCAAGGGGCTGTCGTCGGGCTATGCGCCGATCGGCGGGTCGATGGTCTGCGACGAGGTGGCCGAGGTGATCGCGCGGGGCGAATTCAATCACGGCTATACCTATTCGGGGCATCCGGTGGCCGCGGCGGTGGCGCTCGAGAACCTGCGCATCCTCGAAGAGGAAAAGGTGATCGACCATGTCCGCGACGTGGCCGCGCCGCATCTGCGGGCCGCTTGGGAGGGCCTGGCCGATCATCCGCTGGTCGGCGAGGCCAGGATCGTCGGCATGATGGGGTCGATCGCGCTCACGCCGGACAAGGCGGCGCGGGCCCGGTTCGCCGCCGGTGCCGGGACGGTCGGGCTGATCTGCCGCGAACGCTGTTTCGCCAACGACCTGGTGATGCGCCATGTGGGCGACCGGATGGTGATATCGCCGCCGCTGGTGATCACCCCGGCCGAGATCGACGAACTGGTCGCACGCGCGCGCAAGGCGCTGGACGAAACGCTGGATGCGGTCACCGCGCAGGGGCTGCTGCAATCCGCGGCCTAG
- a CDS encoding ABC transporter permease: MKLTTIEKRSGRFVAAVCAAAGGVAGLFVGTSQGNGGAGVVIGAVLLAVIGFVVTRLPESSERRVRWVVLAAFLGTGFAMAGLSGAVVGALFGWFFGWFAYWIWQGRYRDGLAPYLTPGQVLWEYSFLCICGAIFIFLITPILVVMPLSFNAQDFFTFTPEMLRFDPDGYSLKHYRDFFSNADWQNALRNSLLIAPMATLLSVCFGTLAAIGLSQPHVPFRRAIMAVLISPMIVPLIISAAGMYFFYSRVGLQGTYFGVVLAHAALGIPFVIITVTATLVGFDRSLTRAAANMGANPVTTFFRVQMPLILPGVISGGLFAFITSFDEVVVVLFVGSAGQKTLPWQMFTGLREQISPTILAVATILVAISIALLSVVELLRRRSERLRGMSPG, encoded by the coding sequence ATGAAGCTGACCACGATCGAAAAGCGCTCCGGCCGTTTTGTCGCCGCCGTTTGCGCCGCCGCCGGGGGTGTCGCGGGTCTGTTCGTCGGCACCTCGCAGGGCAACGGTGGCGCCGGGGTCGTTATCGGTGCGGTGCTGCTGGCCGTGATCGGCTTTGTCGTCACGCGCCTGCCCGAGAGCAGCGAGCGGCGGGTGCGATGGGTGGTGCTGGCCGCGTTTCTCGGCACCGGGTTCGCCATGGCCGGTCTGTCGGGCGCGGTGGTCGGCGCGCTGTTCGGCTGGTTCTTCGGCTGGTTCGCCTACTGGATCTGGCAGGGCCGGTATCGCGACGGGCTGGCGCCCTATCTCACGCCGGGGCAGGTGCTGTGGGAATACAGTTTCCTGTGCATCTGCGGGGCGATCTTCATCTTTCTGATCACGCCGATCCTGGTGGTGATGCCGCTGAGCTTCAACGCCCAGGATTTCTTTACCTTCACGCCGGAAATGCTGCGGTTCGATCCCGATGGCTATTCGCTGAAGCATTACCGCGACTTCTTTTCCAACGCGGACTGGCAGAACGCGCTGCGCAATTCGCTGCTGATCGCGCCGATGGCGACGCTGCTGTCGGTCTGTTTCGGGACGCTGGCCGCGATCGGGCTGTCGCAGCCCCATGTGCCGTTCCGCCGCGCGATCATGGCGGTGCTGATCTCGCCGATGATCGTGCCGCTGATCATATCGGCCGCCGGCATGTATTTCTTCTATTCGCGGGTCGGGTTGCAGGGCACCTATTTCGGCGTGGTGCTGGCCCATGCGGCGCTGGGCATCCCGTTCGTCATCATCACCGTCACCGCCACCCTGGTCGGGTTCGACCGGTCGCTGACGCGGGCCGCGGCGAATATGGGCGCAAACCCGGTGACGACCTTTTTCCGGGTGCAGATGCCGCTGATCCTGCCCGGCGTGATCTCGGGCGGGCTGTTTGCCTTCATCACCTCCTTCGACGAGGTTGTGGTGGTGCTGTTCGTCGGCTCGGCGGGGCAGAAGACGCTGCCCTGGCAGATGTTCACGGGCCTGCGCGAACAGATCTCGCCCACCATACTCGCGGTCGCGACGATCCTGGTCGCGATCTCGATCGCATTGCTGAGCGTGGTCGAACTCCTGCGCCGCCGGTCCGAACGGCTGCGCGGCATGAGCCCGGGCTGA
- a CDS encoding lytic murein transglycosylase: protein MNDRIGIALAVTVLATGAQATPTAVAPPSGAGTPAALLLAQSPRPVARPEIVMTTTATTDQAGGGFGDWLAAYRIHAQQQGIDGATLDRALPGLSYDAEVIRRDRRQSEFTKTIWDYLDTAVSDARVANGRKAVAANARTLAAIEAKYGVNRHIVAAIWGLESAYGSYRGTDSTLRSLATLAYDSRRGAFFEEQLTEALRILQSGAVAPENLRGSWAGAMGHTQFMPTSWRDHAVDFDGDGRRDIWGDDPADALASTAAYLKNHGWVSGQPWGVEVVLPEGFDHRQADRRILRTPAEWAALGVLPPDGRTPDSDDAASVLLPAGGNGAAFMIFGNFEVLESYNTADAYVIGVGHLADRIAGGPPIHGGWPRGDRALTYDERIELQERLTSAGFDTVKIDGRIGPLTIDAVRAYQVATGLMPDGYASPRLLDSLR from the coding sequence ATGAATGACCGGATCGGCATCGCGTTGGCCGTGACCGTGCTGGCCACGGGCGCACAGGCAACACCCACCGCCGTCGCCCCTCCGTCAGGGGCCGGGACTCCGGCGGCATTGCTGCTGGCGCAATCCCCGCGCCCGGTGGCCCGGCCGGAGATCGTGATGACGACAACCGCAACCACCGACCAGGCAGGCGGCGGATTTGGCGACTGGCTCGCGGCCTATCGCATCCACGCGCAGCAACAGGGCATCGACGGCGCGACGCTGGACCGCGCCCTGCCCGGCCTGAGCTATGACGCCGAGGTGATCCGCCGCGACCGCCGGCAATCGGAATTCACCAAGACGATCTGGGACTACCTCGACACCGCCGTATCCGATGCGCGGGTCGCCAACGGGCGCAAGGCGGTGGCGGCGAACGCCCGGACGCTGGCGGCGATCGAGGCGAAATACGGCGTGAACCGGCATATCGTCGCCGCGATCTGGGGGCTGGAAAGCGCCTATGGCAGCTATCGCGGGACCGACAGCACGCTGCGGTCGCTGGCCACGCTGGCCTATGATTCCCGCCGTGGCGCGTTCTTCGAGGAACAGCTGACCGAGGCGCTGCGGATCCTGCAATCCGGCGCGGTGGCCCCGGAAAACCTGCGCGGTAGCTGGGCCGGCGCGATGGGCCATACCCAGTTCATGCCGACATCGTGGCGCGATCACGCGGTCGATTTCGACGGCGACGGCCGGCGCGACATCTGGGGCGACGACCCGGCCGATGCCCTGGCCTCGACGGCCGCCTATCTGAAGAACCACGGCTGGGTGAGCGGCCAGCCCTGGGGTGTCGAGGTGGTCCTGCCCGAAGGCTTCGATCACCGGCAGGCCGATCGCCGGATCCTCAGGACGCCCGCCGAATGGGCCGCGCTCGGGGTGCTGCCACCCGATGGCAGGACGCCGGACAGCGATGATGCGGCATCGGTGCTGCTGCCCGCGGGCGGGAATGGCGCGGCCTTCATGATCTTCGGCAACTTCGAGGTGCTGGAAAGCTACAACACCGCCGACGCCTATGTGATCGGGGTGGGCCACCTGGCCGACCGGATCGCCGGCGGGCCGCCGATCCATGGCGGCTGGCCCCGTGGCGACCGCGCGCTGACCTATGACGAACGGATCGAATTGCAGGAGCGGCTGACCAGCGCCGGGTTCGACACCGTCAAGATCGACGGGCGCATCGGCCCGCTGACCATCGACGCGGTGCGCGCCTACCAGGTCGCCACCGGCCTGATGCCGGACGGCTATGCCTCGCCCCGGCTGCTCGACAGCCTGCGCTGA
- a CDS encoding lysozyme inhibitor LprI family protein, with product MKPVSSVAALAVWALPVGAMASPDMECGGSSQIEIADCLAKVEETVDGVVASALGFATASARELDQTTGRDVAVRALEAGQAAWSAYRDAHCEFIGATYGGGSGTGIAIRSCRIELGRARARALMAASR from the coding sequence ATGAAACCTGTATCGTCGGTCGCGGCGCTGGCCGTGTGGGCGCTGCCCGTGGGGGCGATGGCGAGCCCGGACATGGAGTGCGGCGGCAGCAGCCAGATCGAAATCGCCGATTGTCTGGCAAAGGTCGAGGAGACCGTGGACGGTGTCGTTGCCTCTGCGCTGGGGTTTGCCACCGCGTCGGCACGGGAACTGGATCAGACCACCGGCCGGGACGTCGCGGTCAGGGCTCTGGAGGCGGGGCAGGCCGCGTGGAGCGCCTATCGCGATGCCCATTGCGAGTTCATCGGCGCGACCTATGGCGGCGGATCGGGCACGGGCATTGCCATCCGGTCCTGCCGGATCGAACTGGGCCGCGCCCGCGCCCGCGCCCTGATGGCCGCGTCCCGCTAG
- a CDS encoding ABC transporter permease has product MSDASETGPVLAADGTPLKRSLSRALRMQKMRALALIAPLLVFVLLTFLLPIADMLFRSLENQIVSDTLPRTVVALADWDADSGEAPGEPVYAALAEDLQIAAEAKMHTRVGSRLNYENPGISSLFRKAGRKVKKWDIAADGPFRDKFLDMDDKWGDPGIWRTIQSYSPRYTNGYFLNAVDMEKTPDGPELRPENERIYFTLFARTMFMSLIICLCCITLGYPVAWLLANLPSRKANLLLILVLLPFWTSLLVRTSAWKVMLQQQGVINDTLVWLGLVDDASRLVMINNQFGTIVAMTHILLPFMILPMYSVMQTIPPSYLRAAKSMGATNWTAFWRVYFPQSVPGIGAGSILVFILSIGYYITPELVGGTKGVFISNQIAFHVSTSLNWGLAAALGTILLVVVLILYWAYDKIVGIDNVKLG; this is encoded by the coding sequence ATGAGCGACGCCAGCGAGACCGGCCCGGTTCTGGCCGCCGACGGGACGCCGCTCAAACGCAGCCTCAGCCGCGCCCTGCGGATGCAGAAGATGCGGGCGCTGGCGCTGATCGCGCCGCTGCTGGTCTTCGTGCTGCTGACCTTTCTGCTGCCGATCGCCGACATGCTGTTCCGGTCGTTGGAAAACCAGATCGTGTCCGATACGCTGCCGCGCACCGTGGTCGCGCTGGCCGACTGGGATGCCGACAGCGGCGAGGCCCCCGGCGAACCGGTCTATGCCGCGCTGGCCGAGGACCTGCAGATCGCGGCAGAGGCCAAGATGCACACCCGCGTCGGGTCGCGCCTGAACTATGAGAACCCCGGCATTTCCTCGCTGTTCCGCAAGGCCGGGCGCAAGGTCAAGAAATGGGATATCGCCGCCGACGGGCCGTTCAGGGACAAGTTCCTGGATATGGACGACAAATGGGGCGACCCCGGCATCTGGCGCACCATCCAGTCCTATTCGCCGCGCTACACCAACGGCTATTTCCTGAATGCCGTCGATATGGAAAAGACGCCGGACGGGCCCGAACTGCGCCCCGAGAACGAGCGCATCTATTTCACGCTCTTCGCGCGAACCATGTTCATGTCGCTGATCATCTGCCTGTGCTGCATCACGCTGGGATACCCGGTGGCCTGGCTGCTGGCCAACCTGCCCTCGCGCAAGGCCAACCTGCTGCTGATCCTGGTGCTGCTACCGTTCTGGACCTCGCTGCTGGTGCGCACATCGGCCTGGAAGGTGATGCTGCAACAACAGGGCGTGATCAACGACACGCTGGTCTGGCTGGGTCTGGTGGACGATGCCAGCCGGCTGGTGATGATCAACAACCAGTTCGGCACCATCGTGGCGATGACCCATATCCTGCTGCCATTCATGATCCTGCCGATGTATTCGGTGATGCAGACGATCCCGCCCAGCTATCTGCGCGCGGCCAAGTCGATGGGCGCGACCAACTGGACCGCGTTCTGGCGGGTCTATTTCCCGCAATCGGTGCCGGGCATCGGCGCAGGCTCGATCCTCGTGTTCATCCTGTCGATCGGGTATTACATCACCCCGGAACTGGTCGGCGGCACCAAGGGCGTGTTCATCTCGAACCAGATCGCGTTCCATGTCTCGACATCGCTGAACTGGGGGCTGGCCGCGGCGCTGGGCACGATCCTGCTGGTGGTCGTGCTGATCCTCTACTGGGCCTATGACAAGATCGTGGGCATCGACAACGTGAAGCTGGGATAG
- a CDS encoding extracellular solute-binding protein has translation MYKKPIAALAACTALCAPAFAQEMANEMTLVSWGGAYQASQVKAYVEPYLEMHPEVKVVWDESSAEATAKMRAMTEAGNVTWDLVDAVASDAMRMCDEGLIEELDHDAVLAAAPDGTSASEDFGDLLVSDCFVPQIVYSTTFGYRTDMVGDTPPSSVCDVFDLEKYPGKRALQKRPIDNLEWALYCDGVDKDEIYDVLSTDEGVDRALAKLGTIKDSVVWWSAGAETPQLLADGEVVMGSTYNGRLFSAIAEQGQPIGMLWDMQSFDLDGWVVPANLPADRHARVMDFLKFATDTQRLADQAKFISYGPARKSSAPLVGQHADLGIDMAPHMPTDPANAGNTHIYDYEWWADNRDDLNAKFQSWLAQ, from the coding sequence ATGTACAAGAAACCCATAGCTGCACTGGCGGCCTGCACGGCGCTGTGTGCTCCGGCCTTTGCCCAGGAGATGGCCAACGAGATGACGCTGGTCAGCTGGGGCGGTGCCTATCAGGCCAGCCAGGTCAAGGCCTATGTCGAGCCCTATCTCGAGATGCATCCCGAGGTGAAGGTGGTCTGGGACGAAAGCTCTGCCGAGGCGACCGCCAAGATGCGGGCCATGACCGAGGCGGGCAATGTCACCTGGGATCTCGTCGATGCGGTTGCATCGGACGCGATGCGCATGTGCGACGAAGGCCTGATCGAGGAACTGGACCATGACGCGGTGCTGGCCGCCGCACCCGACGGCACATCGGCATCCGAGGATTTCGGCGACCTGCTGGTCAGCGACTGTTTCGTGCCGCAGATCGTCTATTCGACCACCTTCGGCTATCGCACCGACATGGTGGGCGACACGCCGCCCAGCAGTGTCTGCGACGTGTTCGACCTCGAGAAATACCCCGGCAAGCGCGCGCTGCAGAAACGCCCGATCGACAACCTGGAATGGGCGCTCTACTGCGACGGTGTCGACAAGGACGAGATCTATGACGTGCTCAGCACCGACGAGGGCGTCGACCGCGCGCTGGCCAAGCTCGGCACGATCAAGGACAGCGTCGTCTGGTGGTCTGCGGGTGCCGAAACCCCGCAGCTACTCGCCGATGGCGAGGTGGTGATGGGCTCGACCTATAACGGCCGCCTGTTCTCGGCGATTGCCGAACAGGGCCAGCCGATCGGGATGCTCTGGGACATGCAGAGCTTTGACCTCGACGGCTGGGTCGTGCCCGCGAACCTGCCCGCCGACCGCCATGCCCGCGTCATGGATTTCCTGAAGTTTGCCACCGACACCCAGCGGCTGGCGGACCAGGCCAAGTTCATCTCCTACGGGCCGGCACGGAAATCCTCGGCGCCGCTGGTGGGGCAGCATGCCGACCTGGGCATCGACATGGCGCCGCACATGCCGACCGACCCGGCCAATGCGGGCAACACCCATATCTATGACTACGAATGGTGGGCCGACAACCGCGACGACCTGAACGCCAAGTTCCAGTCGTGGCTGGCGCAGTAA